The nucleotide window AAAATTCATTAGTAAAACTTATCGAAAAAGGTGAATACCCTTCATCACTTTGGTAATTCAGGGTAATTTATGTTTGAATACAACTATTTCATGGGACTATTAGACTTATTTAACATACCTAAGGCTAATTACTCATTTACAACTCTTTCTGATGGCTTGGTAAATGACACCTTTTTAGTCAGTTTAAACAGCCGGCCCAAATACATTTTACAACGTATTAATCATCAGGTTTTTAAATCTCCTCCCAAAATTATGTCGAACATATCTAGAGCACTCAATATTGTAGGAGGTCCAGGTTATGCGGAAATTGATATTATTCATTCCAAGGAAGGCAACGGCTATATAAAATATGAAGGTAATTATTGGAGATTAATGTCCTTTATAAAAGACAGTACTACCTATAATAGCACCGTTGATCCAAAAGTGGCATATGGAGCCGGTTGGATTGTTGGTAAGTTCCACAATTTGATGCAAAATGAAAGAGTCTTAGATTATCATATTACACTAAAAGACTTTCACAATCTAGATTTCAGATTGCAGCAATTGGATGCTGCAACCAAAATAGCTTCTACGGAGCGTTTATCCAAAGCGTCTATGGCTTTGGTTACAATTGAAAGCTTGCTAGAGGAAGTTAAGGATTGGAATAACCAAGCTATTCTAAAGCGGATTTGCCATAACGATACTAAATTGAACAATATTTTATTCGCCACCAATAAACAACCTTTGTGTTTAATCGATTTAGATACGATTATGGAGGGATATTTCTACAATGATTTTGGAGATATTGTGCGATCCGTTGTAAGTACCGCCGCTGAAAATGAACTCGATTTATCTAAGATTACTTTCGATATAAAATTATTTAAGTCTATTCTGAAAGGAATAAAAGAAAGTGGAGTGATTTTAAAGCAGGTAGAAATTGAAAGTCTTTACTTAGGAGTTGTTTTTATGCCATTGATACATGGCGTTAGAGCTGTGACTGATTATCTTGAAAATGACAAGTATTACAAAGTTTCTTATAAGGATCAAAACCTAGATAGGGCAAATGCACTGCTTTATTTTGCTACGAAAGCTAGAGCTTTTAAGGATACTATAAAAAGTCTAATTCAGGAAATACTTGGTTAAAATACCACTAGAAATCAGGTTTTTATTTTAGGTATTTATACTTATTGTTTTCTATAACCGATTTTAGGTCGAGTTTCGGCATCTTTTCGTTTCAACTCTTCTTCCAACTTTTTGTATTTGCTGATATCCTTCATCGTTACAACAATAGCCACAACCTCATTTTTATTATTGACAATAGGTCTTCCGCTTATCAAAACCCTTTTCATTTCATTGGTACTAAGATTTCTTAATAAGACATCCACATCATCCGTAATTTCACCTAAATATGCTCTTTCAGCAGGAAGGTTTTGGGCTGGGAATTGGGTTTTGCCATCGGGATAAAGAACCTCAAACTGATCGGAAAAATTAATGGGTATATGTGCTTCTTCCACAATGCCGAAAAATTCATGGGCATTATTATTAGCTAGTATTACCTTCTTATCGGTATTAGCAACAATGACCCCGTCACTGATATTTTCTAATATCATATTTAGTTTCTGTTGGCTTTCAAACAAGGCATTCAACTCTATTTCCTTTTCTTGCTTAAGTTGAAGTTCTTCAGTAACATCGCGTACTATGGCATACATCAATCCGGTATTCTGATCTGCAGTTGCATTCCATGACAACCATTTTATGGAACCATCCTTGCAAACCCAACGATTTTTGAAATTGACGATGTCGGTCCCTGTTTTCAATTTTTCAATTTCTTTTTTAGTGGTCTCAATATCCTCAGGATAAATAAAGTCGGTGAATGGTTTTTCCAAAAGTTGCTCTTTGGAATATCCTAACAACTTGCTTAAAGATGGATTTACTTTTATAAATGAATCTTTGGTGGCAATTACCAAACTATCAATAGAAAGATTGAAAAAGGTGTCAGCTGCCTTTAAAGATTGTTCTATTTTTTTTCTTTCAGTTATGTCGGTTGAAATATTTCCTATTGCATAGGCACGGTTGGAGGTGTCGAATAAAGGAAACTTAACGGATAGATATATATGGGGACCGTCTTCCTGCTCAAGTGTTTCTTCAACATAGATTTCCTTTGATGCCTTCAGCGCATCTAAATCTGAACTTCGAAAAACATCCGCAACCTCTTTAGGCAAGAAATCATGATTTGTTTTTCCTATTAGGTCCTTTTCTTTAGACTGGAAAAGTTTCTGATATTGCTTATTTACCAATATATATTCACCATTTAACTTTTTAACAGAAATAAGATTGGTGGCATTATCAATAATTGATTGCAACAATATTTGATTGTTTAATAGTTGCTGCTGATATGTTTTGTTTGCCTTTAATTGTGTCCGAAGGATAAAAAATACAACAGTTAGCATCCCTATGGAAAGAAGTATTAAAGC belongs to Aegicerativicinus sediminis and includes:
- a CDS encoding phosphotransferase enzyme family protein; translation: MFEYNYFMGLLDLFNIPKANYSFTTLSDGLVNDTFLVSLNSRPKYILQRINHQVFKSPPKIMSNISRALNIVGGPGYAEIDIIHSKEGNGYIKYEGNYWRLMSFIKDSTTYNSTVDPKVAYGAGWIVGKFHNLMQNERVLDYHITLKDFHNLDFRLQQLDAATKIASTERLSKASMALVTIESLLEEVKDWNNQAILKRICHNDTKLNNILFATNKQPLCLIDLDTIMEGYFYNDFGDIVRSVVSTAAENELDLSKITFDIKLFKSILKGIKESGVILKQVEIESLYLGVVFMPLIHGVRAVTDYLENDKYYKVSYKDQNLDRANALLYFATKARAFKDTIKSLIQEILG
- a CDS encoding PAS domain-containing protein translates to MKISFERKIAFGYVINLAVVIALGLIYWKQMPISKEASFLDWISLALILLSIGMLTVVFFILRTQLKANKTYQQQLLNNQILLQSIIDNATNLISVKKLNGEYILVNKQYQKLFQSKEKDLIGKTNHDFLPKEVADVFRSSDLDALKASKEIYVEETLEQEDGPHIYLSVKFPLFDTSNRAYAIGNISTDITERKKIEQSLKAADTFFNLSIDSLVIATKDSFIKVNPSLSKLLGYSKEQLLEKPFTDFIYPEDIETTKKEIEKLKTGTDIVNFKNRWVCKDGSIKWLSWNATADQNTGLMYAIVRDVTEELQLKQEKEIELNALFESQQKLNMILENISDGVIVANTDKKVILANNNAHEFFGIVEEAHIPINFSDQFEVLYPDGKTQFPAQNLPAERAYLGEITDDVDVLLRNLSTNEMKRVLISGRPIVNNKNEVVAIVVTMKDISKYKKLEEELKRKDAETRPKIGYRKQ